A segment of the Chitinophagaceae bacterium genome:
TAGTACCTTATTTTGATGGTAAACGTATTTCTGATGAAGCTGCTGAAAATATTCTCGGAAAACCTTTTAGGAATAAATAAAGTGCTTTGATTTTATTTTAATAAAACTTTTATATCAGCCCTGAATTGATTTACTTCATTCAGGGCTTTTTTAATTCTTGTTTTGTCTTTAACAGTCATTTTTTCTATAACCATTAAGTATGAGTGGCAAATTAAAATGAGTATATAATCAGCTTGAATAGTGCCATCTAGCATTACTGTATTCCAATGCTTTTTATTCATATGATAGCCCGGTAAAATCGAGGGATAAACTGCTCTCAGCTCATCTATAATTTCCGAATTGCACTTTAGGTTAATGGAAGGCTGTTCACTATTAAGCGAAAGAATAGCAAAGATTTTATGGTTTACTTTAATCACTAAGCTTTGTTCGTCAAAAGGGAAACTCTGTTCGGTTTCGGGTAATGAGTCACAAAAGTCTATGATTTGTTGGATATCCACAAAGAATTTTTAGAACTTAGGTCTGTTTAAAATTGCTTCATGAATTATGGCCTGTCTTAGATCAACTACTTCTCGTTTTTCTTCTGAAATTTCAGTACTGTAGACATCAACTTTGTAAACATCTTTTTCCTGCTTCTTTAAGAAATCATCAGCCATATCTTTTTCAATAGCTTTTAACTTTTCTTCAGCATCTTTAACTTCTTTCGCCCAGGAACCAAAGTCTTCAGGCTTATTAGCGGATTTATCGTCTTCAAACTGCTGTCTTCTTTGTTGAGAAGTCGGTCTTGAAGCAGGTTTAGGTCTATCATCAACGGTAGTTTCTGTTTCCTGCTCACCGAAAATCTCCTTAAAAATATCATCAAAATCAGACTGCTTTTCTTCACTCTGAGGCTCAGGGCGTTTTCCTTTGCCCGGCTTATTCTTATCAAAGTTCTTTGAACCGGCAAAAAAACGATAT
Coding sequences within it:
- a CDS encoding MmcQ/YjbR family DNA-binding protein is translated as MDIQQIIDFCDSLPETEQSFPFDEQSLVIKVNHKIFAILSLNSEQPSINLKCNSEIIDELRAVYPSILPGYHMNKKHWNTVMLDGTIQADYILILICHSYLMVIEKMTVKDKTRIKKALNEVNQFRADIKVLLK